From Pelosinus fermentans DSM 17108, the proteins below share one genomic window:
- a CDS encoding FecCD family ABC transporter permease, producing MLRYSQERFVGIMLTALGLIVAAIYISLSYGVFDLTFAEVVKTLFSQGNGEYDVLIYQFRLPRIVIAGLVGAGLGVAGAVLQGVSRNGLADPGILGINAGAGLAIVVFMFFYQGKLAGSDWFSILAMPFFGLIGGLAASILVYLLSWKNGRLDSQRFLLTGIALGSGFAALSLYITLKMDPTDFHTATVWSVGSLFHANWQYSISILPWFLFLLPIIFWKAHILDLFQLEESSVKSLGVSVGREQVILLLCSTGLVSACVSVSGSIGFVGLIVPHLAKSLTGIRHQQMIPLCAMLGMLLVIVADFIAKNIFAPAEVATGTIISLIGVPYFIYLLFRSKA from the coding sequence ATGCTTAGATACAGTCAGGAACGTTTTGTGGGCATCATGCTTACTGCTCTAGGGCTAATTGTGGCTGCTATTTATATAAGCCTTAGTTATGGAGTCTTTGATCTTACTTTTGCTGAGGTCGTTAAGACACTATTCAGTCAGGGAAACGGAGAATATGATGTGCTGATTTATCAATTTCGACTGCCCAGGATCGTGATTGCCGGGTTGGTAGGGGCGGGTCTGGGGGTCGCCGGAGCTGTATTACAAGGTGTTTCCCGAAATGGGCTGGCTGATCCTGGCATCTTAGGCATTAATGCTGGAGCGGGTCTTGCCATTGTTGTATTTATGTTCTTTTATCAGGGAAAACTTGCTGGATCAGATTGGTTTTCGATACTGGCTATGCCCTTTTTTGGTTTAATTGGAGGATTAGCTGCTTCTATTTTGGTATATCTTCTTTCCTGGAAAAATGGGAGGCTGGATTCTCAACGCTTTTTGTTAACGGGAATTGCCCTTGGTTCTGGTTTTGCGGCACTTTCATTGTATATTACATTAAAAATGGATCCTACGGATTTTCATACAGCGACAGTTTGGAGCGTCGGCAGTCTGTTTCATGCCAATTGGCAATATAGCATCTCCATATTGCCTTGGTTCTTATTTTTACTGCCTATCATTTTCTGGAAAGCCCACATTCTTGATTTGTTCCAACTAGAGGAAAGCAGCGTCAAAAGCCTGGGTGTTTCTGTGGGGAGAGAGCAGGTTATTTTATTGCTTTGCAGCACTGGACTGGTTAGTGCCTGTGTTTCTGTGTCCGGGAGCATCGGGTTTGTAGGATTAATAGTTCCTCATTTAGCCAAATCCCTGACGGGTATTCGTCATCAGCAAATGATCCCCCTATGTGCAATGTTAGGCATGCTTCTTGTGATAGTGGCAGATTTCATCGCCAAAAACATCTTTGCACCGGCCGAAGTTGCTACAGGGACAATCATATCCCTGATTGGAGTACCTTATTTTATTTATTTATTATTTAGAAGTAAAGCCTAA
- a CDS encoding epoxyqueuosine reductase, which translates to MTGITLQGIQDAAWSFTKDSPLNTIAELDSLQLFDAPLIAAADAFDPLFAKLKENEVVGPQHRMPQEWLEGAKSVISYFLPFTKRVREANRKLGLAAREWMYGRYEGEQFNNSLRNYLVHFIKDSGMRAVAPGLDSRFSVVNRRSNWSERHVAFVAGLGTFSLNRSLITAHGSAGRIGSIIVDAAIDPTERQYTGIDEHCTKCGACILRCPPLAINEQGKDNAVCSDYLDRVLARYRPRYGCGKCQTAVPCEASIPRIQVSSMSVNR; encoded by the coding sequence ATGACAGGAATAACATTACAGGGGATACAAGATGCTGCGTGGTCCTTCACAAAGGATAGTCCGCTGAATACGATTGCAGAGTTAGATTCGCTGCAGCTTTTTGATGCACCGCTGATTGCGGCAGCAGATGCTTTTGACCCATTATTTGCAAAGTTAAAAGAAAATGAGGTTGTAGGCCCACAGCATCGAATGCCCCAAGAGTGGTTAGAAGGTGCCAAGTCGGTTATATCTTATTTTCTGCCTTTCACGAAAAGAGTCCGTGAAGCGAATCGAAAATTAGGGCTAGCTGCTCGGGAATGGATGTATGGACGCTATGAAGGAGAGCAGTTCAATAACTCTTTGAGGAACTATTTAGTGCACTTTATTAAGGATTCTGGAATGCGAGCTGTTGCTCCCGGTCTGGATTCTCGTTTTAGTGTGGTGAATCGCCGCAGTAATTGGTCAGAGCGACATGTTGCTTTTGTAGCTGGTTTAGGAACCTTCAGCCTGAATCGATCATTAATTACCGCCCATGGTTCCGCCGGCAGGATTGGCAGTATCATTGTAGATGCTGCCATTGATCCTACTGAGCGGCAGTATACTGGAATTGATGAGCATTGCACAAAATGCGGTGCTTGTATCTTGCGCTGCCCTCCGTTGGCGATCAATGAGCAAGGTAAGGATAATGCAGTTTGCTCAGATTACCTTGACCGTGTATTGGCGCGCTATCGTCCCAGATACGGCTGTGGAAAATGCCAGACGGCTGTGCCTTGTGAAGCGAGTATTCCTCGCATACAAGTAAGTTCTATGTCTGTAAATAGATAA
- a CDS encoding LysR family transcriptional regulator produces MDLRGLKTFLTIVKLGSFQQAAQELRYAQSTVTMQIQKLERDLGVTLFERGKSFRLTEAGRICSEQSAHILRDVDQLQSTMSDITLGESGSILIGAIEPAASYRLPNILAAFMECHPKVQISIQIGNTCTLTELTLKGEIDFAISSVPSTSSGLTFEPLFSEPLVLLVPSMNPLAVKQDITIQDLKGERFLVTSRECVFRKKLSILLQKIGTSYSTLEINSLAALKYYVQANHGIALVPAATVTPAPAGTAVKIVQDLNLDLEVGFLRSSERSTFGVAEEKLFTFLRKSLCVL; encoded by the coding sequence ATGGATCTACGAGGACTCAAAACATTCCTAACGATTGTAAAACTGGGGAGTTTCCAGCAAGCCGCCCAAGAGCTTCGCTATGCACAATCCACTGTAACGATGCAAATTCAAAAATTAGAGCGAGATTTGGGAGTTACCTTATTTGAACGGGGGAAAAGCTTTCGCCTGACAGAAGCAGGAAGAATCTGCAGCGAACAATCCGCCCATATCCTGCGAGATGTCGATCAATTACAAAGTACTATGAGTGATATCACCCTCGGAGAATCCGGCTCCATTTTAATAGGTGCTATAGAACCTGCTGCAAGTTATCGATTGCCTAATATTTTGGCTGCCTTCATGGAATGCCATCCAAAAGTACAAATATCAATTCAAATTGGAAATACATGCACTTTAACGGAACTGACTCTAAAAGGCGAAATCGACTTTGCTATCTCTTCTGTACCGTCAACCAGCTCTGGCTTAACGTTTGAGCCTTTATTTTCTGAGCCTCTTGTATTGCTGGTTCCTTCCATGAATCCCCTTGCAGTAAAACAAGATATCACGATACAGGATTTAAAAGGCGAGCGATTTCTAGTTACCTCCCGAGAATGTGTTTTTCGAAAAAAACTATCGATTCTATTACAAAAAATAGGCACTTCTTACTCAACACTTGAAATCAACAGTTTAGCTGCACTTAAGTATTATGTCCAAGCAAATCATGGCATTGCCCTGGTTCCCGCAGCCACCGTCACACCAGCTCCTGCTGGTACCGCAGTAAAAATAGTACAAGATTTGAATCTGGATCTAGAAGTTGGATTTTTGCGCAGCTCTGAAAGAAGCACCTTTGGCGTAGCTGAAGAAAAGCTTTTCACTTTCTTAAGAAAATCCTTATGCGTCCTTTAA
- a CDS encoding putative quinol monooxygenase has protein sequence MVIVIARQTLKPGKKAELFALAKDVIAATRKEEKCISYELLDDPYADNRCAFVEKWVDKEALAEHLKTPHLTAWRQKSANLLAEKTTIELYQSEEISF, from the coding sequence ATGGTAATTGTAATTGCAAGACAAACGCTGAAACCCGGAAAAAAGGCTGAACTATTTGCTCTGGCAAAAGACGTGATTGCAGCCACCCGGAAAGAAGAGAAATGTATAAGTTATGAGCTGCTGGATGATCCATATGCCGACAATCGCTGCGCTTTTGTAGAAAAATGGGTAGACAAAGAGGCTCTTGCAGAGCATCTTAAAACACCTCATCTTACTGCGTGGCGGCAAAAATCAGCCAATCTGTTGGCTGAAAAAACGACAATTGAGCTTTATCAGTCCGAGGAAATAAGCTTCTGA
- a CDS encoding ABC transporter substrate-binding protein, producing the protein MTRKIWMLGLAVVIAGSLITGIYVNKTVLYQAKSSASVSVKGQAGEKRYSYLGKEYVLPGKIEKIVVTGALEALEDLLILGVKPVGVMTIGGTFPALFADITKDAKPIGERMQPSFEAMLKIRPDVILSSDKFPASTAEQLKKIAPTIPISHFPIDGKANLLFLGELTGKQEKAEEVLRKYEQDAAAAKASLPEGVRDKKVVAVRIRAGNIGVYPANVFFNEILYGELGLSVPEEIKAVKAQEVISLEKFSEMDPDYIFLQYAVLESPAQPNVLKDLQQNPIWRSMKAVKNNNVFINVVDPLVQGVAIGGKIQFLNAAIEKLSQ; encoded by the coding sequence ATGACAAGAAAAATATGGATGTTAGGATTGGCGGTTGTAATCGCTGGCAGTCTCATTACTGGTATTTATGTCAATAAGACGGTTCTATATCAAGCGAAATCGAGTGCGTCAGTTTCAGTAAAGGGACAGGCAGGAGAAAAACGTTATTCGTACCTTGGAAAAGAATATGTTCTGCCTGGCAAGATTGAAAAAATTGTAGTTACTGGTGCGCTGGAAGCGTTAGAGGATCTGTTAATCCTGGGGGTGAAGCCCGTTGGTGTTATGACGATTGGGGGGACGTTTCCTGCCTTGTTTGCAGACATTACGAAAGATGCGAAACCCATCGGAGAACGGATGCAGCCTAGCTTTGAAGCGATGTTGAAAATAAGGCCGGATGTCATTTTGAGCAGCGACAAATTTCCTGCATCTACGGCAGAGCAATTGAAAAAAATTGCTCCGACCATTCCCATATCCCATTTTCCCATTGACGGGAAAGCCAATCTCCTCTTTCTTGGCGAGTTGACTGGTAAACAAGAGAAGGCAGAAGAAGTGCTGCGAAAATATGAGCAGGATGCGGCAGCTGCCAAAGCTAGTCTGCCGGAAGGCGTGAGGGACAAAAAAGTGGTAGCGGTACGAATTCGTGCGGGTAATATCGGTGTTTATCCAGCCAATGTATTTTTTAATGAAATACTCTATGGGGAATTAGGTTTGTCTGTCCCAGAGGAAATTAAAGCTGTCAAAGCACAGGAGGTCATTTCTTTAGAGAAGTTCAGTGAAATGGATCCGGATTATATCTTTTTACAATATGCCGTCCTTGAAAGTCCTGCTCAGCCTAATGTATTGAAAGACTTGCAGCAGAATCCGATTTGGCGGAGTATGAAAGCGGTAAAAAATAATAATGTATTTATCAATGTAGTTGACCCTTTGGTGCAAGGGGTAGCGATCGGTGGAAAAATTCAGTTCCTAAATGCCGCTATAGAAAAATTATCACAATAA
- a CDS encoding alpha/beta hydrolase translates to MKGTLILTAFMSSEICIYLPPSYDMHEEHFPVVYLHDGGYLFRDCLSELEEMMIEKELREFIFVGIKPDNRNDEYSPWFAKAITAGFSDFGGQGAQYLAFLVKELKPYIDEKYRTIRNPENTAIAGASLGGLISMYAAYLYPGVFGRIASISGSFWYAGFIAFMRSADIVHLGRRIYMDVGSLEGTRKDNEQRNMVAKNQEAYGILLDKGFSREYCQFVTHEGGDHGHSFFLKRFPTALQWLFPIKMISCSRR, encoded by the coding sequence ATGAAGGGAACGCTGATTCTTACCGCTTTTATGAGCAGCGAAATCTGTATTTATCTGCCGCCATCCTATGATATGCATGAGGAGCATTTTCCCGTTGTTTATCTGCATGATGGGGGTTACCTGTTTCGCGACTGTCTGAGTGAGTTAGAAGAAATGATGATTGAAAAAGAACTGCGGGAGTTTATCTTTGTAGGTATTAAACCGGATAATCGCAATGATGAGTATAGTCCTTGGTTTGCGAAAGCGATAACAGCAGGATTTTCTGACTTTGGCGGTCAGGGAGCCCAGTATCTTGCTTTTTTGGTAAAGGAGCTGAAACCGTACATAGATGAGAAGTATCGTACGATAAGGAATCCGGAAAATACAGCAATTGCAGGTGCATCTTTAGGGGGATTGATTTCGATGTACGCGGCGTACCTGTATCCCGGGGTTTTTGGCAGGATTGCCTCGATCTCAGGCTCTTTTTGGTATGCAGGATTTATTGCGTTTATGCGTTCAGCAGATATTGTACATCTCGGGCGCAGGATTTACATGGACGTTGGATCATTAGAGGGGACGAGAAAAGATAACGAGCAAAGAAACATGGTCGCAAAGAATCAAGAAGCGTATGGGATTTTATTAGATAAAGGGTTTTCTCGGGAATACTGCCAATTTGTTACCCACGAAGGTGGGGACCATGGGCACTCCTTCTTTCTGAAGCGATTCCCAACAGCATTACAATGGCTATTTCCCATAAAGATGATCAGCTGCTCTAGAAGATAG
- a CDS encoding ATP-binding protein yields MQLRKVSKIDEEKCTGCGICTQTCHEGALQLVNGKAKLISASQCDGLGICLPVCPNGAITLEEQPVTAAPASAPANTAFQCPGSRSNRIERKMAGSQLPEQTIVPQSQLQQWPCQIKLIPATASYFDNAHVLIAADCTAYAYANIHHDFMRDKITLIGCPKLDEGNYADKLKEIFQSNTISSITVLRMEKPCCSGLVNAAREALENSGKSIPFDFVIIGVDGSIIRTQH; encoded by the coding sequence ATGCAACTTCGAAAAGTTAGTAAAATCGATGAAGAAAAATGCACCGGATGCGGGATTTGCACCCAAACCTGTCATGAAGGTGCTTTACAATTAGTCAATGGTAAAGCTAAATTAATTTCAGCCTCCCAATGCGACGGTCTCGGGATCTGCTTGCCAGTATGCCCCAATGGTGCAATTACCCTGGAAGAGCAGCCTGTTACAGCTGCCCCAGCCAGTGCTCCTGCAAATACAGCCTTTCAATGCCCGGGAAGCCGTTCTAACCGAATTGAAAGAAAAATGGCTGGCAGCCAACTGCCAGAGCAAACAATCGTGCCACAATCCCAATTGCAGCAATGGCCTTGTCAGATCAAACTCATTCCTGCCACTGCCAGTTATTTTGACAATGCTCATGTTTTGATTGCTGCAGATTGTACCGCATATGCCTATGCTAACATTCATCACGATTTTATGCGTGATAAAATTACCTTAATTGGCTGTCCAAAGCTGGATGAGGGCAATTATGCCGACAAGCTTAAAGAAATCTTCCAATCCAATACCATCAGCAGCATCACCGTATTGCGAATGGAAAAGCCTTGCTGCAGCGGTTTGGTAAATGCTGCCCGGGAAGCATTAGAAAACAGCGGCAAGTCCATTCCCTTTGACTTTGTAATCATCGGAGTTGACGGCAGTATTATCCGTACACAACACTAA
- a CDS encoding MarR family winged helix-turn-helix transcriptional regulator, giving the protein MKDKYIVYFISRTKDKMLHFIEKQLQKNELDDLIPSHGNILTALYENHDKLTMKQIAKTIGKDKSTITPLVNKLMDLGYIIREKNQIDKRVTYIMLTEKGKQMQAKFSGISNEVYQTAYKGFSVEEQKVFLRLLKKLNNNFDSV; this is encoded by the coding sequence ATGAAGGATAAATACATCGTTTACTTTATCAGTAGAACGAAAGATAAAATGTTACACTTTATTGAAAAGCAACTACAGAAAAATGAATTGGATGATTTGATTCCGTCTCATGGAAATATTCTTACTGCTCTTTATGAAAATCATGATAAGCTAACTATGAAACAAATAGCCAAAACAATTGGCAAAGACAAATCAACGATAACACCATTAGTAAATAAACTAATGGATTTAGGCTATATCATAAGAGAAAAAAATCAGATAGATAAGAGAGTCACGTATATCATGCTTACGGAGAAGGGCAAGCAAATGCAGGCAAAGTTCAGTGGGATTTCAAATGAGGTATATCAGACAGCCTATAAGGGTTTTTCCGTTGAAGAACAGAAAGTTTTTCTGCGTTTATTAAAGAAATTAAATAATAATTTTGATTCGGTTTAG
- a CDS encoding ABC transporter ATP-binding protein encodes MSILRTEKLQAGYEQHTVFQDLDFSVKEGEITTIIGPNGCGKSTLLKTMGRILKQKAGTVFLYNQDLQSLATREIAKKLTLLPQNPVGPNELTVEELVTYGRFPHLNQGQKSSIADQKAIEWAMDITKTISFRHRELGSLSGGERQKVWLAMALAQETAILLLDEPTTYLDMVHQLEVLKIVQQLNRQRQCTIVMVLHDINHAARFSHEIVAMKEGHIVALGSPQEMITPEVLKQVFCIDARVMLDPRDGVPVCFSYDNLQTEKKAIGGEA; translated from the coding sequence ATGAGTATACTTAGAACAGAAAAACTGCAGGCGGGCTATGAGCAGCATACGGTTTTCCAGGATCTTGATTTTTCTGTGAAAGAAGGGGAAATCACCACGATTATTGGTCCTAATGGTTGTGGTAAATCAACATTATTGAAAACCATGGGACGGATTCTTAAACAAAAGGCAGGAACCGTCTTTTTATATAACCAGGATCTACAAAGCCTTGCTACCCGGGAAATCGCTAAAAAACTCACACTTCTTCCCCAAAATCCAGTGGGACCTAATGAGTTGACAGTAGAAGAATTGGTTACATACGGGCGGTTCCCCCATCTCAATCAAGGACAAAAAAGTTCAATAGCTGATCAAAAGGCCATTGAATGGGCTATGGATATTACTAAAACGATTTCATTTCGGCATCGCGAGCTGGGCAGCTTGTCAGGAGGAGAGCGGCAAAAGGTATGGCTGGCGATGGCATTGGCACAAGAAACTGCAATTCTTCTATTGGATGAACCGACTACCTATTTGGATATGGTGCATCAGTTAGAAGTGCTGAAGATCGTGCAGCAGTTAAATCGTCAGAGACAGTGCACCATTGTGATGGTGCTGCATGATATTAACCACGCAGCCCGTTTTTCTCATGAGATTGTTGCTATGAAGGAGGGGCATATCGTTGCATTGGGCAGCCCTCAGGAAATGATTACGCCAGAAGTATTAAAACAAGTTTTTTGTATCGATGCCAGGGTGATGCTTGATCCTCGGGATGGAGTACCTGTTTGTTTTAGTTATGATAATCTGCAGACAGAGAAAAAAGCAATAGGAGGAGAGGCATGA
- a CDS encoding Crp/Fnr family transcriptional regulator: MDANVVKILVSSPIFHDISPSQLDIMLECLKPKINTYSKNSYIVVEGEPYTGLGILLSGEAAIIKESASGSRVIMTVIGPGDLFGEMIAFSPRKHWPASVFAQSTCSVMFLPPEKIIGECTHVCGGYKQLIKNMLVLLSTKALMLNQRVEYLAIKGMREKISIYLLEQYKINQKNTFVLPLKRNELADFLSVSRTALSRELGRMRDEGIIEFYRTSVKINNLAMLRRGAE; encoded by the coding sequence TTGGATGCAAATGTAGTAAAAATTCTGGTTTCATCGCCTATTTTTCATGATATTTCACCGAGTCAGTTAGATATCATGTTAGAATGTCTAAAGCCTAAAATCAATACCTATAGCAAAAATAGCTATATTGTCGTCGAGGGTGAGCCCTACACGGGTTTGGGCATCTTGTTATCAGGGGAGGCAGCAATCATAAAGGAAAGTGCATCAGGCAGCCGTGTTATCATGACGGTGATTGGTCCAGGAGACTTGTTTGGAGAAATGATTGCTTTCTCACCAAGAAAACATTGGCCGGCATCGGTTTTTGCGCAAAGTACATGCTCAGTGATGTTTTTACCCCCTGAGAAAATAATCGGTGAATGCACTCATGTTTGTGGCGGTTATAAGCAACTGATTAAAAATATGCTGGTGCTTTTATCAACTAAGGCACTGATGCTGAATCAAAGAGTGGAATATTTGGCGATAAAAGGCATGCGGGAGAAAATAAGTATTTATCTTCTTGAGCAATATAAGATCAATCAAAAGAATACCTTTGTTTTGCCCTTAAAGCGCAATGAATTAGCTGATTTTCTCAGCGTTTCCCGCACGGCACTTTCCCGGGAGCTAGGCCGCATGCGTGACGAGGGCATCATCGAATTTTACCGGACGTCAGTTAAAATTAATAATCTTGCCATGTTAAGAAGAGGAGCGGAGTGA
- a CDS encoding helix-turn-helix domain-containing protein, with protein sequence MSVQEHIRQIDTKFFLCTHLPIRTFDFNGNLIYSAGYNREMEDFFEHHDIFEQVRQELVTKTENCIITIPCLESISFTACWVCSKNINWGFHILGPYTTLETVNLSDIVYKPAYCIPYLITLLGTIAADSAYLKQKIKKFNDMPYSAYVKKSIDYLNARYHETITLSDIAAHLNISKYYLCSLFKKETGKNFSQYLNEIRIEKSKELLLKENVSVLDIALSVGFNNQNYYNVMFKKFMKYTPLEFRNQCKSS encoded by the coding sequence ATGTCGGTTCAAGAACATATTCGTCAAATCGATACAAAATTCTTTTTGTGTACTCATCTTCCCATTCGAACCTTTGATTTCAACGGAAATCTCATTTATTCCGCTGGCTATAACCGGGAGATGGAAGATTTTTTTGAACACCATGACATTTTTGAGCAAGTACGCCAGGAACTTGTCACAAAAACCGAGAATTGCATTATTACGATTCCCTGCTTGGAATCGATTTCTTTCACCGCTTGCTGGGTCTGCAGCAAAAACATCAATTGGGGCTTTCACATCCTAGGTCCTTACACCACGTTGGAAACGGTCAATCTCTCCGACATCGTATACAAGCCAGCCTATTGCATCCCATACTTAATTACACTGCTGGGCACCATAGCGGCAGATAGTGCGTATCTAAAGCAGAAAATCAAGAAATTTAATGACATGCCCTATAGTGCCTATGTCAAAAAATCTATTGATTACCTGAATGCACGCTACCATGAAACAATCACACTGTCAGATATTGCAGCACACCTGAATATCAGCAAATATTATCTTTGCAGCTTATTTAAAAAAGAGACGGGGAAAAATTTTTCTCAGTACCTAAATGAGATCCGGATTGAGAAAAGCAAGGAACTGTTATTGAAGGAAAATGTATCGGTCTTGGATATTGCTCTTTCTGTGGGATTCAATAATCAAAACTACTATAATGTAATGTTTAAAAAGTTTATGAAATATACTCCCTTAGAGTTTCGCAACCAATGCAAATCATCATAA
- a CDS encoding FecCD family ABC transporter permease — MHVKRYFPYMILLAAPALILLMAALSILYGVKEIDMMTIRNAIFQFDPTNVDHQIIMSSRLPRAMGTMLIGCALAVSGALMQGITRNYLASPGIMGISDGSILAVTLSMILLPEASDLQRIIFSFAGSALGAGIVFGLGSILPNGLSPVRLAILGTIIGTFLSSFASALAIYFQISQDIGFWYHARLHQLQPEQVRLAIPFVIVGMLAALRIARSVTVLSLGEEVAVSLGQRTTVVKVLAAAAVMLLTGSAVALAGKIAFVGLIIPHIVRFLVGADYKWVIPCSGVLGAIFLALSDIVSRFLNYPFETPVGVITSLIGVPFFLYLARKKGGNKYA, encoded by the coding sequence ATGCATGTAAAACGTTATTTTCCTTATATGATTTTGCTGGCAGCTCCAGCGTTGATCCTTCTGATGGCGGCTTTATCTATACTCTATGGTGTAAAAGAGATTGATATGATGACGATACGAAATGCCATATTTCAATTCGATCCCACCAATGTGGATCACCAGATTATTATGAGCTCCCGTCTGCCCAGAGCGATGGGAACTATGCTGATTGGCTGTGCTCTTGCGGTATCCGGGGCGCTGATGCAGGGAATTACCAGAAATTATCTGGCTTCTCCCGGAATTATGGGTATCAGTGATGGTTCAATTTTAGCTGTTACCTTGAGTATGATTTTGCTGCCCGAAGCCTCTGATTTGCAGCGGATCATATTTTCCTTTGCCGGATCTGCTCTTGGGGCGGGGATTGTCTTTGGTTTGGGATCCATACTGCCCAATGGATTATCGCCAGTCAGGCTGGCTATATTAGGAACGATTATTGGAACCTTTCTAAGCAGCTTTGCTTCTGCGTTAGCAATCTATTTTCAAATCTCTCAGGATATTGGCTTTTGGTATCATGCCCGTCTGCATCAGTTGCAGCCGGAGCAAGTAAGATTAGCAATTCCCTTTGTAATAGTCGGAATGCTTGCGGCTCTTCGAATTGCCAGGTCTGTCACCGTACTTTCCCTGGGAGAAGAAGTGGCGGTCAGTTTGGGACAGCGGACTACTGTCGTTAAAGTCTTGGCTGCAGCTGCTGTCATGCTTTTGACGGGGAGTGCTGTGGCCTTAGCTGGCAAAATTGCTTTCGTAGGTCTGATTATTCCCCATATCGTCCGCTTCCTTGTAGGTGCTGATTATAAATGGGTCATACCTTGTTCAGGGGTACTAGGGGCCATATTTTTGGCTTTATCTGATATAGTAAGCCGCTTTCTCAACTATCCCTTCGAGACTCCGGTTGGAGTCATTACCTCTCTGATTGGCGTGCCTTTTTTTCTTTATTTAGCGAGGAAAAAGGGGGGCAATAAGTATGCTTAG
- a CDS encoding YhdH/YhfP family quinone oxidoreductase produces the protein MSLTNFIQLRKESESMSITHFKAMLVTENTDATFSREIINRELTALPEGEVLIQVKYSSLNYKDALSASGNKGVTRKYPHTPGIDAAGIVVKSSNEKFQTGDEVLVTGYDLGMNTSGGYGQYIRVPAEWVVKLLENLSLRESMIYGTAGFTAALSVYKMIQGGIKPDAGNILVTGATGGVGSIAVSILHKLGYSVIAATGKAQAKEMLLQIGAKDIILREELNDQSGRILLKGNWAGVIDTVGGNMLATALKSTNYGGSVTCCGNVASPELLTSVYPFILRGITLYGVDSVMCPMDLRLELWSLLATEWKPLQLEQNVEEVSLEGLDKKIDLILQGKLQGRTIVNLDL, from the coding sequence ATGTCTTTAACAAACTTTATTCAATTACGAAAGGAAAGTGAATCCATGTCTATAACCCATTTTAAAGCCATGTTAGTAACAGAAAATACCGATGCTACATTTTCAAGAGAAATTATCAATAGAGAGCTTACTGCCCTTCCAGAGGGAGAAGTTTTAATTCAGGTGAAATATTCTTCTTTAAATTATAAGGATGCTTTATCTGCCTCCGGCAATAAGGGTGTGACAAGGAAATATCCTCATACTCCAGGCATCGACGCCGCAGGAATTGTTGTAAAAAGCAGTAATGAAAAATTCCAAACTGGCGATGAAGTCCTGGTTACTGGTTATGATTTAGGCATGAATACATCTGGCGGCTACGGCCAATATATTAGAGTACCTGCAGAATGGGTAGTTAAGTTACTTGAGAATCTTTCATTACGAGAAAGTATGATCTACGGAACTGCTGGCTTTACGGCTGCTCTTTCCGTCTATAAAATGATACAGGGCGGCATCAAACCCGATGCAGGCAATATCCTGGTAACGGGAGCAACTGGCGGTGTAGGCAGTATTGCAGTGAGCATCTTACATAAGCTTGGCTATAGTGTCATTGCAGCTACTGGTAAAGCCCAGGCCAAAGAGATGTTATTGCAAATCGGTGCCAAAGATATCATCTTAAGAGAAGAGCTTAATGATCAATCAGGAAGAATCCTTTTAAAAGGAAATTGGGCTGGAGTCATTGATACCGTTGGCGGAAATATGTTAGCCACTGCGTTGAAATCCACTAACTATGGCGGCAGTGTAACTTGCTGCGGAAATGTAGCCTCTCCTGAGTTATTAACTTCTGTATATCCATTTATCTTAAGAGGCATCACTCTATATGGAGTGGATTCCGTGATGTGTCCTATGGATTTGCGTTTGGAACTCTGGTCTTTACTCGCAACTGAATGGAAACCTCTTCAGTTGGAACAAAATGTCGAAGAAGTATCATTAGAGGGCTTAGATAAAAAAATTGACTTAATCCTGCAGGGAAAACTCCAAGGCAGAACCATCGTCAATCTTGATTTGTAA